GCTTTACCAACTATGTTTTTTGTTTCATCATCGCAACCAATACACCATTCGTTGGTTTGCATTGAAATAAAGCCTTTTCCATCTTCACCGACTTTAAAATTGCCAATGTCCCCTCTATGATACCCTTCAGTAGCACCCCATTTTCCATGTTGTGCAAAGGTTGGATTCCAATGTCCTCCTGTTGAGGTGCCATCGGCTGCAGAACAATCGGCTTTTTCATGTATATGTATCGCATGTACCCCGGGAGTTAATCCCTCCAGTGTGGCTTCCATTGCAACTGTTCCGTTTACTTCCTTAAAAGCTACGCTTCCCGTAGCATTACTTTCACTTTTAGACTCCATAGTTATGGTCATTCCCTTAGGTGTTTCCTTCTTTGTTTCTTCAACTACCTCGGTGGAAGTAACATCGTCTTCCTCCATTTTCTTTTTGTCGTCTTTGCAACCAACAAGTAAAATAAGAGATAAGGCCATAATGGATAATGCTATTTTTTTCATGATTATTGTGTTTTTTAGTTTAGTGATTCTTAAAGGTATGATGATTCTTTAGCAATGCCAAAAAGTTTAGAAAATCTTAGCATTTACGGTTGTTTCACCAGTTCTTGCTGATCGGTGATGCCGCGTTTTATATTTTCTGAAATTAGTAATGCCTTGTCAATTCTGGTTTGGGAGTTCTTAAACCGTAGGATGTAATAAATTAATGATCTCTTTTTTCCATCTGTAAAACGGTCAAATAGTTCCGATGCTTCAGGATCACTTTCTAACACAGCCGAAAGCTCTTCCGGCATTTCCACGCCATACTTTGTTGTGTTTTCAATAAGCTGTAGTTCGAAATAGTCGTTCGCAAACACTCCTAATTCTTTTTGATATCTTTTTCCGAAGCTCACCATATAATTACCCTCGTATTTGTGTAAAGCGCCGTGAAAAGATATTTGTGCATCCTTAAAAAAGGCCTTTAATTGCACCCGGGTGTGACCTTTCTCAACAAAGAAATCTGCGACTGCTTCCGGAATAATTAACCCGTGTGTTCCAACAAGGGTGACTTCAAAACGATCGGAAGTTAAAAGGTTCATCTAATTTTATAATAGTTTCGTAATTATCTGGGTCTCGCTGTGCAAAGTTTTGTGCACAGGACATTTATCGGCTATTTCAAGCAGTTTTTTTAATTGTGTATCATCCAGATCACCTTCAACACTAATTTCGCGCTTAAACGTGTCTATTTTAGCTGAAGGGTCATCACATGCTTCACAATCATGGGCATATTCTTTGGCATAACTGGTATGGACTTCTACATGCTGGAGATCCCATTTTTTCCGTTTTGCATACATCTGAAGCGTCATAGCAGTACAGGCAGACAATCCCGCAGAAACAAATTCATACGGATTGGGCCCGAAGTTATTTCCGCCTACACTCTCAGGTTCATCGGCTGTCATATAATGACTACCTACCTTCATTTGAGTTGTAAATCCGTTTTCCATGTTTAAACTCGCAACTACATCATGTTGTGTGTTTACCGTTGTGGTTTTTGGAATTTCGATATATCGAGACGCCCAACCTGCAATTACGTTACCTGCATACAGAGAATCTTCCTTTTTAGAGAGCAAATGATCTGCCCCGTCAAGTGATACAAAGCTTTTTGGATGGTGGGCAGCGATATAAATTTCTTCGGCATTTTTAATTCCCACAATGGTATCCTGAGGTGAGTGTAAAATTAATATTGCTTTTCGAAGATCTTTTATCACCAGACCTAATGATTGGGATTGTAAATCGTCCAAAAATTGTTTCTTAATTGTAAAACTTCTTCCTCCAACATTTACCTCGGCAATTCCTTTTTGCTGAATTTCGGGTAAATCCGATTTCAACAGGCGTTGTACGTGTTCAGGATCACTGGGAGCACCAATAGTGACGACAGCTTTGACCGAAGCAATTTCGGCTGCCGCAAACAAAACGGCAGCGCCACCCAGCGAATGTCCCACAAGTAGGGTAGGAGCCTTAAAAAATTCGGATAAATAGTTGGCTGCAGCGACTAAATCTTCCACATTGCCCGAAAAGTTAGTATCGGCAAAATCCCCTTCACTTTCGCCCAAACCCGTAAAATCGAAACGAAGTACTCCAATACCTGATGCGGTTAGGGCTCGGCTAATGTTTTTTACGGCGATTAGATTTTTAGTACAGGTAAAGCAGTGCGCAAAAAGCGCAAAGTTATGTGGAAGGCTGTCAGCGGGTAGTTCTAGAATTCCCGAAAGCATTTGACCTTCCTTGTTTTTAAATGTTACCTTTTGCTGTTTCATTTTTTATCCCTTTTCTATCGCTTTCTTTCGTAAGTCGGTATTGATATTTAAAACTAACTGTAAACGGTCATAACTGCGTCCTGTAAAATGTATTTTCATATATCCGACCTGAATTTTTATGTTTTGAGAACATTTATATCCCAAAGTACCGGTTAATCTATTTTGATTAAAAATGGGTTCTTGCAGATTAATAAATACCTCATCGAACCCTTGTAAAAACCAATTATCATTTATGGGATACGTTATTTGTAAGCGACCTCTTATTCTGTGTTCAGTGAGGCTCTGCAAGGGTTTTTCGATAAATCGATGCTCTAACCGATAGCGATTTTGCAAAGTAAACTTCCCTAATTTGCCAGTATGTGTAAATTGTTCAAAGACCCTATTTTCACGAGTATTTTCTTCTTCCTGAGTATCGGTGAAAGAAGAGTCGCCATTAAAGTACCCATAGCCAATACTGGCTTGGGCATTTTCTAGAAAATGATAATCTAAAGACGTTAGGGCCCAAAATTGTTCAAAGTTGGAGGTTACTTCATATAAGTTACACTGGATTTCGGTATACATACTCAGTTTATCACTTAAGGTATGTGTACCCGTTAAAATATACCAGGCTCCCAAATGTCCTTCTCCCGAATCTTGAGCGATACTCCTGGTCATTCCGCTAATAAGGATTATGCAAAGAAAAACAAATTGTTTCAGCATACTAAAAAGGATTGATTAAGAATCCGCGTCTATTTTCGTAGTCTTGGTTGTTCCATCATCCATTGTTTCCAACCCTTCACCCTTTAAATATTTGTCTAAAAAGGCTCTTATCTTTCCATAGGCTTCAATCTGGTTTTCTTTTTTTACAAATCCGTGCCCTTCATCTTCAAACAAAACATATTCTACCGGAACACCATTCTTTTTAACGCCCTCCACAATTTCATCCGATTCAATTTTAAGTACACGTGGGTCCTGAGTTCCTTGTAAAACAATAAGCGGTTTTGTAACTTTTTCGGTGTGGAAAAGCGGAGAAATTGCTCTTAATCTAACCGAATCTGCCGAATTCGGATCACCCATTTCGGTGTACAAGGCCTCTTTAAACGATTCCCACCATGGCGGAATACTTTTGAGGGTTCTCATCCAGTTGGTCACACCATATATATTCACTCCTACCTTAAACTCTTCCGGAGCAAAGGTGAGGGCGGCCATAGTCATATAACCTCCATAGGATCCTCCAATAATTCCTATTTTATCAGCATCAATAACATCCTGAGCGGCTAACCAGTCTTTCCCCGCAATACAATCTTTTAAATCCTTGTCCCCGTGATTTTGATCGTCCATTTTAAAGAAGGATTTTCCATACCCGCTACTACCCCTGTTATTCACAGCGAGTATCGCATAGCCATGATTTACCAAATACTGAATGGTATGGCTAAAGCCTTGTCTTGATTGACCTCCGGGGCCCCCATGTACCCATACCAGGGCGGGGACTTTATTATCTGCCGAAGCTTGTTTGGGTTGGTAATAGATGGCAGGAATTTCCAGCCCGTCAAACGACTTAAAACGAACCACTGTGGCTGAAACCAAATCGTTTCCGTCGATCTCTTTGTTCAGCACATCGGTGAGTTGATGCAATTCTTTAGTCGCCAAATTATAACTATAGGAATTGGTCGGTGTATGGGAACCTCCCACGCTTAGCAGCACCATAGATTCGTCTCTTGAAAATTCGGCTCCGCTTATATATTGTCCCTCAAA
This genomic stretch from Ulvibacter sp. MAR_2010_11 harbors:
- a CDS encoding superoxide dismutase family protein, which gives rise to MKKIALSIMALSLILLVGCKDDKKKMEEDDVTSTEVVEETKKETPKGMTITMESKSESNATGSVAFKEVNGTVAMEATLEGLTPGVHAIHIHEKADCSAADGTSTGGHWNPTFAQHGKWGATEGYHRGDIGNFKVGEDGKGFISMQTNEWCIGCDDETKNIVGKAIIVHQGEDDFVTQPTGDAGGRVSCGGIIQ
- a CDS encoding S9 family peptidase; this translates as MKKILILSFTAALFFACKDQKKNETAKAVDVKKYSIEQFMDNENAFDNGYSADKSKVLITSNRSGIYNMYTVSAKGGEMTPISKSDSASVFGISYFPEDDRILFRMDGNGDEIYKIFVKDGENIKRLTPEKNVRALFRGWAKDGKSFFYGSNERDAKYMDHYEMNLSDFKSKRIYKNEDGMDFAGMSDDRSYIALVKPVNTNDRDLFLLNTKTGKKVKVNDTLSSNSAEDFSPDGKHFYYTTDADAEFSYLMQYNLEDGTKTKVLEKPWDISSFYFTHNGTYQLLFTNEDAKTVMEVIDVASGDRVVFPKFEGQYISGAEFSRDESMVLLSVGGSHTPTNSYSYNLATKELHQLTDVLNKEIDGNDLVSATVVRFKSFDGLEIPAIYYQPKQASADNKVPALVWVHGGPGGQSRQGFSHTIQYLVNHGYAILAVNNRGSSGYGKSFFKMDDQNHGDKDLKDCIAGKDWLAAQDVIDADKIGIIGGSYGGYMTMAALTFAPEEFKVGVNIYGVTNWMRTLKSIPPWWESFKEALYTEMGDPNSADSVRLRAISPLFHTEKVTKPLIVLQGTQDPRVLKIESDEIVEGVKKNGVPVEYVLFEDEGHGFVKKENQIEAYGKIRAFLDKYLKGEGLETMDDGTTKTTKIDADS
- a CDS encoding DUF2490 domain-containing protein, which encodes MLKQFVFLCIILISGMTRSIAQDSGEGHLGAWYILTGTHTLSDKLSMYTEIQCNLYEVTSNFEQFWALTSLDYHFLENAQASIGYGYFNGDSSFTDTQEEENTRENRVFEQFTHTGKLGKFTLQNRYRLEHRFIEKPLQSLTEHRIRGRLQITYPINDNWFLQGFDEVFINLQEPIFNQNRLTGTLGYKCSQNIKIQVGYMKIHFTGRSYDRLQLVLNINTDLRKKAIEKG
- a CDS encoding bifunctional alpha/beta hydrolase/OsmC family protein, whose amino-acid sequence is MKQQKVTFKNKEGQMLSGILELPADSLPHNFALFAHCFTCTKNLIAVKNISRALTASGIGVLRFDFTGLGESEGDFADTNFSGNVEDLVAAANYLSEFFKAPTLLVGHSLGGAAVLFAAAEIASVKAVVTIGAPSDPEHVQRLLKSDLPEIQQKGIAEVNVGGRSFTIKKQFLDDLQSQSLGLVIKDLRKAILILHSPQDTIVGIKNAEEIYIAAHHPKSFVSLDGADHLLSKKEDSLYAGNVIAGWASRYIEIPKTTTVNTQHDVVASLNMENGFTTQMKVGSHYMTADEPESVGGNNFGPNPYEFVSAGLSACTAMTLQMYAKRKKWDLQHVEVHTSYAKEYAHDCEACDDPSAKIDTFKREISVEGDLDDTQLKKLLEIADKCPVHKTLHSETQIITKLL
- a CDS encoding YdeI/OmpD-associated family protein — its product is MNLLTSDRFEVTLVGTHGLIIPEAVADFFVEKGHTRVQLKAFFKDAQISFHGALHKYEGNYMVSFGKRYQKELGVFANDYFELQLIENTTKYGVEMPEELSAVLESDPEASELFDRFTDGKKRSLIYYILRFKNSQTRIDKALLISENIKRGITDQQELVKQP